From the genome of Corallococcus soli:
GGCTCTCGCGCCACGCGCTCACCCTGCGCGCGGAGGACCTGCGGCCGGCGGGCCGGTGGATCACCCCGCCCTCCATCCCGGTGCGCTTCGACACGCGCTTCTACTTGGTGGAGCTGCCGGAGGCCGCGACCGCGAGCGTCCTCCCCGGGGAGCTGTCCGAGGGCGCGTGGACGCGGCCGGAGGACGCGCTGTCGCGCTGGAGTGACGGCACGGCGCTGCTGCACCCGCCCGCGCAGCACGCGTTGCAGGTGCTGTCGGAGTTCACCGACGAGGCGGACGCGCGCGCGCGGCTGAACACGCCGCCGTACTGCCCGGGCTACGTGGCCCAGCGCATCGAGTTCCAGCGCGGCGTGCGTGTGGTGGCGCTGGAGACGCCCACGCTGCCGCCCGCGACGCACACCAACGCGTACGTGCTGGGCACGGGCGACCTGCTCATCGTGGACCCGGGCTCGTCGGACGTGAAGCAGTACGCGAAGCTCCTGTCGCTGGTGTCCAGCCTGAAGGCGGAGGGGCTGCGGCCCCTGGCGGTGGTGCTCACCCACCACCACGGCGACCATGTGGGCGGGGCGCTCGCGGTGAAGGAGCGGCTGGGGATTCCGCTCTGGTGCCACGCGCGCACGGCGGACCGGCTGGACTTCCCGGTGGAGCGGCTGCTGGAGGACGGCGAGGTGCTGGAGCTGGGCGGGCCGCTGCCGCAGCGCTGGCGCGTGCTGCACACGCCGGGGCACGCGCAGGGGCACCTGTGCCTGGTGGACTCGCGCAGCAAGGCGGCGGTGGTGGGGGACATGGTGGCCAGCGTGGGCTCCATCGTCATCGACCCGCCCGAGGGCAACATGGTGGACTACCTCGCGCAGCTGCGCCGGCTGCGCGACTGGCCCGTCACCACGCTGTACCCCGCGCACGGCGCGCCGGTGCCGGACGGCCCGGGCAAGCTGGACGAGTACCTGCGCCACCGCGCCCAGCGCGAGGCCATCATCCTGGAGTCGGTGCCCGCGACGGGCGCCACGCTGGCGGAGGTGGTGGCGACGGCCTATGCGGACACGCCGCCGCTCCTGCACCCGGTGGCGGAGCGCAGCGCCCTGGCCACGCTGGAGAAGCTGGTGGCGGAGGGCCGCGTGCGCGAGGAGTCCTTCAGCTGGTTCCGCGTGGGCGCCTGAGCCCTTCAGGGACGGGGCGTGAGGCACCGGGACGCCAGGGCCTTCTGCTTCAACGGACCTGCCTGACGCAGGTCAGAAGCTGCCCAGCAGGCCCAGGTGCGGGCCCTTCGCGCCGTAGGTGGCCACGGGCATCAGGCGCACGCCCTGGGGCGCCTGGGACTGGCGCGCCGCTTCCTCCGCGCGGAGGGTGCTGCTGTGCGTCAGCTCGTAGCCC
Proteins encoded in this window:
- a CDS encoding MBL fold metallo-hydrolase → MSEPLPGMGLFAPYAPVEPRASSVVILYRRARDGVGVEVFWVKRERALAFAGGFYAFPGGKLDRDDADVPVQGAQGEEAALRSAAARELFEEAGVLVAEGAGALSEAALAQGRTALLAGTVKWSEWLSRHALTLRAEDLRPAGRWITPPSIPVRFDTRFYLVELPEAATASVLPGELSEGAWTRPEDALSRWSDGTALLHPPAQHALQVLSEFTDEADARARLNTPPYCPGYVAQRIEFQRGVRVVALETPTLPPATHTNAYVLGTGDLLIVDPGSSDVKQYAKLLSLVSSLKAEGLRPLAVVLTHHHGDHVGGALAVKERLGIPLWCHARTADRLDFPVERLLEDGEVLELGGPLPQRWRVLHTPGHAQGHLCLVDSRSKAAVVGDMVASVGSIVIDPPEGNMVDYLAQLRRLRDWPVTTLYPAHGAPVPDGPGKLDEYLRHRAQREAIILESVPATGATLAEVVATAYADTPPLLHPVAERSALATLEKLVAEGRVREESFSWFRVGA